One Setaria viridis chromosome 3, Setaria_viridis_v4.0, whole genome shotgun sequence DNA window includes the following coding sequences:
- the LOC117848114 gene encoding uncharacterized protein: protein MPRSPQLSLSGCSSLFSLSSTSTSRDNDSAAAAAPPPSSLHPLPPRGPLLSLSVGGGGDEEQEEEEEYLLGGLDLQLTGAGGSNSSGCCDGDDERKNIRMMKNRESALRSRARKRAYVQELEKEVRRLVNENLKLKRQCKQLKVEMAALIQTSSSKGNSHIRRTSSSTQL, encoded by the exons ATGCCGAGGAGTCCGCAGCTGAGCCTGAGCGGCTGCAGCTCGCTCTTCTCCCTGTCCAGCACCAGCACGAGCCGCGACAACGacagcgcggccgcggcggcaccgccgccgtcgtctctCCACCCGCTGCCCCCGCGCGGCCCTCTTCTGTCGCtcagcgtcggcggcggcggcgatgaggagcaggaggaggaggaggagtacctGCTGGGCGGCCTGGATCTGCAGCTCAccggggccggcggcagcaacagcagcggttgctgcgacggcgacgacgagcgcaAGAACATCCGGATGATGAAGAACAGGGAGTCTGCGCTCCGCTCCAGGGCGAGGAAGAGG GCGTACGTGCAGGAGCTGGAGAAGGAGGTTCGTCGCCTGGTGAATGAGaacctcaagctcaagaggcaGTGCAAACAA CTGAAAGTGGAGATGGCTGCACTGATCCAGACAAGCAGCAGCAAGGGCAACTCCCACATCAGAAGAACCTCCTCATCCACTCAGCTCTAG
- the LOC117846889 gene encoding subtilisin-like protease SBT3.11 encodes MKKTSSPLLQHRSPLLILLFLTAVTAAAMAAEPEQNAAAQEAAVHIVYVDRPEGADPEEFHLRILNPVLGSEQKAKDAVLYHYRHAASGFSAKLTPQQVEELKKQPGVLQVVPSQTYQLHGPGSGTHQGTTRTLGLM; translated from the exons atgaagaagacaagttCCCCGCTCCTCCAACATCGTAGCCCTCTCCtgatcctcctcttcctcacaGCAGTGAcagcagcagccatggcggcCGAGCCGGAGCAGaacgcggcggcgcaggaggcgGCCGTGCACATCGTGTACGTGGACCGCCCCGAGGGCGCCGACCCGGAGGAGTTCCACCTCCGCATCCTCAACCCCGTCCTTGGCAG CGAGCAGAAGGCCAAGGACGCGGTGCTCTACCACTACAGGCACGCCGCCAGCGGGTTCTCAGCGAAGCTAACTCCCCAGCAGGTCGAGGAGCTCAAGA AGCAACCAGGCGTTCTTCAGGTTGTGCCAAGCCAGACATACCAGCTCCATGGACCTGGGTCCGGCACTCACCAGGGCACGACGCGGACCTTGGGCCTTATGTGA
- the LOC117849968 gene encoding serine/threonine-protein kinase SAPK4, with protein MDKYEPVRDIGSGNFGVARLMRNRETRGLVAVKLIERGHRIDENVYREIVNHRSLRHPNIIQFIEVILTPTHLAIVMEYAAGGELFDRIVDRGRFSEDEARYFFQQLICGVSYCHHMQICHRDLKLENVLLDGSPAPRLKICDFGYSKSSVLHSRPKSAVGTPAYIAPEVLSRREYDGKLADVWSCGVTLFVMIVGAYPFEDQDDPKNIRKTIQRIAAIQYKIPDNIHISDECRELISRIFVSNPLRRITMREIKSHPWFLKNLPRELTEAVQLSYFRRDNTVPAFSDQTTEEIMKIVKEARTMPKSSRSGYGYNDEFSDEEEKEEENEPKVEEEEEDECDKRVREVRESGELDMASLHI; from the exons ATGGACAAGTACGAGCCGGTGCGCGACATCGGGTCGGGCAACTTTGGGGTGGCGCGGCTGATGCGCAACCGGGAGACCCGAGGGCTCGTAGCCGTCAAGCTCATCGAGCGCGGGCACCGG ATCGACGAGAATGTGTACCGCGAGATCGTCAACCACCGTTCGCTGCGGCACCCGAACATCATCCAGTTCATAGAG GTGATCCTAACTCCAACACATCTTGCAATTGTGATGGAGTATGCAGCTGGTGGGGAACTCTTTGATCGAATCGTCGATCGTGGGCGGTTTAGCGAGGATGAG GCCAGATATTTCTTCCAGCAGTTGATCTGTGGAGTGAGCTATTGCCATCACATG CAAATATGCCATAGAGATTTGAAGCTGGAGAATGTTCTCTTGGATGGCAGCCCAGCTCCACGGCTCAAGATTTGTGATTTTGGGTACTCCAAG TCATCAGTACTACATTCAAGGCCAAAATCAGCAGTGGGGACCCCAGCATATATTGCACCAGAGGTGCTTTCTCGGAGGGAGTATGATGGGAAG CTTGCAGATGTATGGTCGTGTGGAGTCACTCTTTTTGTCATGATCGTGGGAGCCTACCCATTTGAAGACCAGGATGATCCTAAAAATATTAGAAAGACCATTCAG CGAATAGCAGCAATTCAGTATAAGATCCCAGACAATATTCACATATCTGATGAGTGCAGAGAGCTCATTTCCCGTATATTTGTTAGCAATCCATTGAGG AGAATCACCATGAGGGAAATAAAAAGCCATCCAtggttcctgaagaacttgccGAGGGAGCTCACAGAAGCAGTGCAGTTATCCTACTTCAGGAGGGACAACACTGTCCCTGCTTTCTCAGACCAAACAACAGAAGAAATCATGAAGATTGTCAAGGAGGCAAGAACCATGCCAAAATCATCTCGATCAGGCTACGGCTACAATGACGAGTTCTCAGAtgaggaggaaaaggaagaggagaaTGAACCcaaagtggaggaggaggaggaagatgagtgTGATAAGAGGGTCAGGGAGGTTCGTGAGAGTGGGGAGCTGGATATGGCCTCACTGCACATCTAA
- the LOC117847876 gene encoding uncharacterized protein has protein sequence MAIKMDKTTIIVCAVVGSLGVLSAILGFSAEGTKLTPYTIFVYGDDCIYPQNPAIGLGICAVIFLLAAQVTISAVGGCCGCCKSRSIPSGTKRIVGVVCAVVSWIAAVIAWALLIQGASWNANVVRVAAAPYCPYLKDGIFAGAGVLSLAATALGITSFIMLRRPQPVEAAATPAASVGGTPSRPGQQSPLNEVVMGRPLLPPPSKVQHPSKPEAYVQQVPPTASHPQGNGVNGQQAPQDLQAPPLPPPAAQGNGPQAANQQFLPQGLPAAAVLAAAASCPPQEPGEQPPRPLGVAMGGQTQVQLPQVPVPNDSLQYAMPVPVPQLCAEIPVTPLAAPGPSQGNGLSTAIRNELARATIRFAGKAVEHAVFSNNAGDILSMVTDPTGVDVGPTDNGVSAA, from the exons ATGGCGATAAAAATGGATAAGACGACGATCATCGTGTGCGCAGTGGTCGGGTCTCTAGGAGTGTTGAGTGCCATCTTGGGGTTCTCGGCTGAGGGGACAAAGCTCACT CCATATACGATATTTGTTTATGGCGACGACTGCATCTACCCGCAGAACCCGGCGATCGGGCTGGGTATCTGCGCCGTCATCTTCCTTCTGGCGGCGCAGGTCACCATCTCGGCGGTTggcggctgctgcggctgctgcaaGTCCCGCTCCATACCTTCGGGGACCAAGCGGATCGTCGGCGTCGTTTGTGCCGTCGTCTCATG GATAGCGGCGGTGATCGCGTGGGCGCTGCTGATACAAGGAGCGTCGTGGAACGCCAACGTGGTGCGGGTGGCCGCCGCGCCGTACTGCCCCTACCTCAAGGACGGTATCTTCGCCGGCGCGGGCGTGCTCTCCCTCGCCGCCACGGCGCTCGGCATCACCTCCTTCATTATGCTGCGGAGGCCGCAGccggtcgaggcggcggcgacaccgGCAGCGTCTGTAGGCGGCACACCGAGCAGGCCAGGCCAGCAGTCGCCGTTGAACGAGGTTGTAATGGGCCGCCCGCTGTTACCTCCACCGAGCAAGGTACAGCACCCTTCCAAACCTGAGGCGTACGTGCAACAGGTCCCTCCTACTGCTTCTCATCCACAAGGGAACGGAGTCAACGGACAGCAAGCACCACAGGACCTACaggctcctcctcttcctcctcctgctgctcaagGCAATGGACCCCAGGCAGCGAACCAGCAGTTCCTTCCTCAAGGGCTCCCCGCGGCCGCGGTACTGGCGGCAGCGGCATCATGTCCACCCCAAGAACCAGGcgagcagccgccgcggccgctcgGGGTTGCGATGGGCGGCCAAACGCAGGTCCAGCTGCCTCAAGTACCGGTGCCGAATGACTCACTACAGTACGCTATGCCTGTTCCAGTGCCTCAGCTATGCGCGGAGATTCCGGTCACTCCTCTCGCAGCTCCTGGCCCTTCACAAGGCAACGGACTATCGACAGCTATTCGCAACGAATTAGCTAGAGCAACAATCAGATTCGCTGGGAAGGCGGTGGAGCATGCGGTCTTTTCTAACAATGCTGGGGATATCCTATCCATGGTGACTGATCCTACCGGGGTTGACGTTGGACCTACAGACAATGGGGTTTCTGCTGCCTAA
- the LOC117848115 gene encoding uncharacterized protein: MEEVQAAMTAHLDQVSGLVQALSSELRRGMGPAADNLRAFVRAVDWTEPWLVCLMAFHVILLLTAVGFRRNANFQLLLLFLAYSGVYMAEKMNRYLGEHWKSFASQNYFDRSGVFISVIWSGPLIFISIVSVVSSLIALCRLMVKWKRAELRHRARLARDKQD; encoded by the exons ATGGAGGAGGTTCAGGCCGCCATGACGGCGCACCTAGACCAGGTGTCTGGTCTCGTGCAGGCGCTCTCCtccgagctccgccgcggcaTGGGGCCCGCCGCCGACAACCTGCGCGCCTTCGTCCGCGCCGTCGACTGGACG GAGCCATGGCTGGTGTGCTTGATGGCATTCCATGTGATTCTGCTGCTCACCGCCGTCGGGTTCAGGAGGAACGCTAACTTTCAGCTGTTGTTGCTGTTTCTTGCTT ATTCAGGAGTGTATATGGCAGAAAAGATGAACAGATACCTGGGAGAGCACTGGAAGAGCTTTGCCAGTCAGAATTACTTCGACCGTTCTGGAGTTTTCATCTCTGTCATCTGGTCTGGGCCTCTTATCTTCATATCTATTGTCAGCGTG GTTAGCAGTCTCATTGCACTATGTCGGTTGATGGTGAAATGGAAGAGAGCGGAGCTTAGGCACCGAGCTCGACTTGCTCGCGACAAGCAGGACTGA
- the LOC117848113 gene encoding embryogenesis-associated protein EMB8 isoform X1 — MEAAASSDGESAGELLLRAAALVPWTHYALAALALATALLYRFLELHFIGDLLRGLRGGRVALTFHPESQVYHRVASKCRSLHGRYLATPWLASPHLQTLFLSISGRPPSFTYRRQLYTVHDGGTIALDWLLASDLEAADVDSCDESISKDDSTPLLLVIPGLTSDSSAAYVKHLVFSMASKGWNVVVSNHRGLGGISITSDCFYNAGWTEDMREVVNYLHQKYPEAPLFTVGTSIGANIVVKYLGEEGESTPVAGAASICSPWDLLVTNRFISRKLVQRCYDRALAIGLKGYAKLHQPVLARLANWEAITSSSSIREFDRHATCVVAKYETVDTFYRKCSSANYIGNVSVPLLCISALDDPLCTREAIPWDECRANKNIVLATTPNGGHLAFFEGLTAGRLWWVRPVTEFLCALHDSCYMHRQKAQEHGLHSSLESLIDKSPYVNFMEDGMVAAVTNDGPDNDDSLHNQIVDEIKLSDDMVAIEQNEQTGEIQNESDSGVGDKNNSEGNVTSFQGHEGNHEQREEPNANNIRDAIAPVRRSINQITRSQGKSVWLLAYIAVVTSWPLLGTLGFFLFRKRFSNSLLAKKMKKL, encoded by the exons ATGGAGGCCGCGGCCTCCAGCGACGGGGAGTCGGCGGGTGAGCTGCTTctccgcgcggcggcgctggtgccgTGGACGCACTACGCGCTCGcggccctcgccctcgccaccGCGCTCCTGTACAGGTTCCTGGAGCTTCACTTCATCGGGGACCTCCTAcgcggcctccgcggcggccgcgtcgcGCTCACTTTTCACCCCGAGTCTCAAGTGTACCACCGGGTCGCCTCCAAGTGCCGCTCGCTCCACGGCAG GTACCTCGCGACGCCGTGGCTGGCGAGTCCTCATCTGCAGACGTTGTTCCTGAGCATCTCTGGTAGACCGCCTTCGTTCACCTATCGGAG GCAGCTGTACACTGTTCATGATGGTGGAACCATTGCCTTGGATTGGTTACTAGCCTCTGATCTTGAAG CTGCAGATGTTGATTCTTGTGACGAATCCATTTCTAAGGATGATTCAACACCCCTTCTTCTTGTGATACCTGGATTAACTAGTGATTCTAGTGCTGCT TATGTCAAGCATTTAGTCTTTTCTATGGCAAGCAAAGGATGGAATGTTGTTGTCAGCAATCATAGGGGTCTGGGTGGCATCTCCATAACA TCTGATTGCTTCTACAATGCTGGATGGACGGAAGATATGCGTGAAGTTGTTAATTATCTTCACCAAAAGTATCCAGAGGCTCCACTATTCACTGTTGGGACAAGCATAGGTGCCAATATTGTG GTCAAGTACCTCGGAGAAGAAGGTGAAAGCACCCCTGTAGCTGGTGCTGCATCTATTTGCTCACCCTGGGATCTGCTG GTGACCAACAGATTTATTTCACGCAAGCTTGTGCAGCGGTGTTATGACAGAGCTCTTGCAATTGGTCTCAAGGGATATGCAAAACT ACACCAACCAGTCTTGGCAAGACTTGCAAACTGGGAAGCTATTACCTCG TCAAGCTCTATCCGGGAATTTGACCGGCATGCCACTTGTGTCGTTGCAAAATACGAG ACAGTGGACACATTCTACCGCAAATGCAGCAGTGCGAACTATATTGGCAATGTGTCAGTTCCCTTGCTTTGTATCAGTGCTTTAGATGACCCCCTCTGCACAAGGGAGGCCATTCCCTGGGATGAATGCAG GGCAAACAAAAACATTGTATTGGCAACTACTCCTAATGGTGGACATCTTGCTTTCTTTGAAGGCCTAACTGCTGGAAGACTATG GTGGGTAAGGCCTGTTACTGAGTTCCTCTGTGCTCTACATGATAGCTGCTATATGCATCGGCAGAAG GCACAGGAGCATGGTTTGCACTCTTCACTGGAATCCTTAATCGACAAGAGCCCGTATGTTAATTTCATGGAAGACGGAATGGTAGCTGCAGTAACTAATGATGGTCCTGACAACGATGACTCCTTGCATAACCAGATTGTTGATGAAATCAAACTCAGTGATGATATGGTTGCCATAGAACAGAATGAACAGACCGGAGAAATACAGAATGAGAGTGACAGTGGGGTAGGTGACAAGAACAACTCAGAAGGGAATGTGACATCTTTCCAAGGCCATGAAGGAAATCATGAACAGCGAGAAGAGCCCAATGCAAATAATATCCGTGACGCCATTGCCCCTGTTAGGAGATCCATAAACCAGATCACCAGGTCCCAGGGGAAGTCAGTCTGGTTACTCGCTTACATTGCTGTTGTAACGTCTTGGCCGTTGCTTGGGACCCTaggttttttcctttttaggaaAAGATTTAGTAATTCTCTGTTAGCtaagaagatgaagaaattgTAA
- the LOC117848113 gene encoding embryogenesis-associated protein EMB8 isoform X2 has translation MEAAASSDGESAGELLLRAAALVPWTHYALAALALATALLYRFLELHFIGDLLRGLRGGRVALTFHPESQVYHRVASKCRSLHGRYLATPWLASPHLQTLFLSISGRPPSFTYRRQLYTVHDGGTIALDWLLASDLEDVDSCDESISKDDSTPLLLVIPGLTSDSSAAYVKHLVFSMASKGWNVVVSNHRGLGGISITSDCFYNAGWTEDMREVVNYLHQKYPEAPLFTVGTSIGANIVVKYLGEEGESTPVAGAASICSPWDLLVTNRFISRKLVQRCYDRALAIGLKGYAKLHQPVLARLANWEAITSSSSIREFDRHATCVVAKYETVDTFYRKCSSANYIGNVSVPLLCISALDDPLCTREAIPWDECRANKNIVLATTPNGGHLAFFEGLTAGRLWWVRPVTEFLCALHDSCYMHRQKAQEHGLHSSLESLIDKSPYVNFMEDGMVAAVTNDGPDNDDSLHNQIVDEIKLSDDMVAIEQNEQTGEIQNESDSGVGDKNNSEGNVTSFQGHEGNHEQREEPNANNIRDAIAPVRRSINQITRSQGKSVWLLAYIAVVTSWPLLGTLGFFLFRKRFSNSLLAKKMKKL, from the exons ATGGAGGCCGCGGCCTCCAGCGACGGGGAGTCGGCGGGTGAGCTGCTTctccgcgcggcggcgctggtgccgTGGACGCACTACGCGCTCGcggccctcgccctcgccaccGCGCTCCTGTACAGGTTCCTGGAGCTTCACTTCATCGGGGACCTCCTAcgcggcctccgcggcggccgcgtcgcGCTCACTTTTCACCCCGAGTCTCAAGTGTACCACCGGGTCGCCTCCAAGTGCCGCTCGCTCCACGGCAG GTACCTCGCGACGCCGTGGCTGGCGAGTCCTCATCTGCAGACGTTGTTCCTGAGCATCTCTGGTAGACCGCCTTCGTTCACCTATCGGAG GCAGCTGTACACTGTTCATGATGGTGGAACCATTGCCTTGGATTGGTTACTAGCCTCTGATCTTGAAG ATGTTGATTCTTGTGACGAATCCATTTCTAAGGATGATTCAACACCCCTTCTTCTTGTGATACCTGGATTAACTAGTGATTCTAGTGCTGCT TATGTCAAGCATTTAGTCTTTTCTATGGCAAGCAAAGGATGGAATGTTGTTGTCAGCAATCATAGGGGTCTGGGTGGCATCTCCATAACA TCTGATTGCTTCTACAATGCTGGATGGACGGAAGATATGCGTGAAGTTGTTAATTATCTTCACCAAAAGTATCCAGAGGCTCCACTATTCACTGTTGGGACAAGCATAGGTGCCAATATTGTG GTCAAGTACCTCGGAGAAGAAGGTGAAAGCACCCCTGTAGCTGGTGCTGCATCTATTTGCTCACCCTGGGATCTGCTG GTGACCAACAGATTTATTTCACGCAAGCTTGTGCAGCGGTGTTATGACAGAGCTCTTGCAATTGGTCTCAAGGGATATGCAAAACT ACACCAACCAGTCTTGGCAAGACTTGCAAACTGGGAAGCTATTACCTCG TCAAGCTCTATCCGGGAATTTGACCGGCATGCCACTTGTGTCGTTGCAAAATACGAG ACAGTGGACACATTCTACCGCAAATGCAGCAGTGCGAACTATATTGGCAATGTGTCAGTTCCCTTGCTTTGTATCAGTGCTTTAGATGACCCCCTCTGCACAAGGGAGGCCATTCCCTGGGATGAATGCAG GGCAAACAAAAACATTGTATTGGCAACTACTCCTAATGGTGGACATCTTGCTTTCTTTGAAGGCCTAACTGCTGGAAGACTATG GTGGGTAAGGCCTGTTACTGAGTTCCTCTGTGCTCTACATGATAGCTGCTATATGCATCGGCAGAAG GCACAGGAGCATGGTTTGCACTCTTCACTGGAATCCTTAATCGACAAGAGCCCGTATGTTAATTTCATGGAAGACGGAATGGTAGCTGCAGTAACTAATGATGGTCCTGACAACGATGACTCCTTGCATAACCAGATTGTTGATGAAATCAAACTCAGTGATGATATGGTTGCCATAGAACAGAATGAACAGACCGGAGAAATACAGAATGAGAGTGACAGTGGGGTAGGTGACAAGAACAACTCAGAAGGGAATGTGACATCTTTCCAAGGCCATGAAGGAAATCATGAACAGCGAGAAGAGCCCAATGCAAATAATATCCGTGACGCCATTGCCCCTGTTAGGAGATCCATAAACCAGATCACCAGGTCCCAGGGGAAGTCAGTCTGGTTACTCGCTTACATTGCTGTTGTAACGTCTTGGCCGTTGCTTGGGACCCTaggttttttcctttttaggaaAAGATTTAGTAATTCTCTGTTAGCtaagaagatgaagaaattgTAA